The following are from one region of the Polaribacter marinaquae genome:
- a CDS encoding leucine-rich repeat domain-containing protein produces MRGKLLLIFAFISITINAQISQTERQALIDFYNATDGANWTNNTNWNTDINITSDVSNWYGVTVTEINGQDYVTEINLSNNNLNGSFSSLVNLSYLTSVDFSENMSFSGGVNFDNHAATIDNVKLNNTGITSLKLHKYVTLNIKDVPNLNCVEVPSSLINSYHSLSMNNFDLGIKITDNCSGVLPLDATEKAALKAIFNATNGTAWSYNNYGSTEIIANTNPEDLRGIVTKDFGTVRRITKLFFHGMGLNGGLPVEIGDFSELLELKLSQNQISSIPNEIGGLSKLNHLDVSINNTLTTIPSTVGDLAELISLKFNTTQIDLLPTTIENLIKLEILEFGSTKITLIPPQIGSLSELTRLVAAPNNIASIPTELGQLSKLTYLDFSNCKLSNTPSAFANLTNLETLYLNNNELQVVAGLGGFTKLKFLRLHSNRLGEDNPNFNTDLPEDLSDLVLLEELTLYSNQLKKLPTNIGALLNLTSLKIYNNRLTFLPNSIGNLTSLKELQVQGNELTSLPVTIGGLTSLEKLYLSQSSNSNKISTLPEEIGDLSSLKELYLENMQTYDSSTGTYTHYLTSLPSTMNQLTNLEVLEAENNEIGGLVDLTNVIKLKRLQLNNNKIEDLKIDAPVTNFNLSSNVTYHFNISNNPYLSCVEVPTAEVTNWETRYAQRSQIADNGIAFSDSCSGFRVPLSEREALVALYIATNGGDKVDATTGVTWVGTNWSSDATELTNVGSWQGVTTEIINGQKHVTKIELISNQLSGVVPKEIADLPELTLLNLSSGKITSVATEIGELSKLTHLNLSSNSLESLPLGIGDFTSLIELNLSYQRINTNTSQYTSTLTTLPNEIGNIATLEKLDLSYNGLTSLPSGIGNFTSLKELRLNNQITSPVRYQPINTLNSLPDEIGNIVSLEKLYLQNNIIANIPSTINGLTSLKELQIQGNELTSLPATIGGLTSLEKLYLSQSSNSNKISTLPEEIGDLSSLKELYLENMQTYDSSTGTYTYYLTSLPSTMNQLTNLEVLEAENNEIGGLVDLTNVIKLNRLQLNNNKIEDLKIDAPVTNFNLSSNVTYHFNISNNPYLSCVEVPTAEVTNWETRYAQRSQIADNGIAFSDSCSGFRVPLSEREALVALYIATNGGDKVDATTGVTWVGTNWSSDATELTNVGSWQGVTTEIINGQKHVTKIELISNQLSGVVPKEIADLPELTLLNLSSGKITSVATEIGELSKLTHLNLSSNSLESLPLGIGDFTSLIELNLSYQRINTNTSQYTSTLTTLPNEIGNIATLEKLDLSYNGLTSLPSGIGNFTSLKELRLNNQITSPVRYQPINTLNSLPDEIGNIVSLEKLYLQNNIIANIPSTINGLTSLKELQIQGNELTSLPATIGGLTSLEKLYLSQSSNSNKISTLPEEIGDLSSLKELYLENMQTYDSSTGTYTYYLTSLPSTMNQLTNLEVLEAENNEIGGLVDLTNVIKLNRLQLNNNKIEDLKIDAPVTNFNLSSNVTYHFNISNNPYLSCVEVPTAEVTNWETRYAQRSQIADNGIAFSDSCSGFRVPLSEREALVALYIATNGGDKVDATTGVTWVGTNWSSDATELTNVGSWQGVTTEIINGQKHVTKIELISNQLSGVVPKEIADLPELTLLNLSSGKITSVATEIGELSKLTHLNLSSNSLESLPLGIGDFTSLIELNLSYQRINTNTSQYTSTLTTLPDEIGNIATLEKLDLSYNGLTSLPSGIGNFTSLKELRLNNQITSPVRYQPINTLNSLPDEIGNIVSLEKLYLQDNVLESLPSTITNLILLETFNINNNRISGSINLGLSEVLNDFRADFNNISELKIAVAPTIFGTNTTNPRANRLRLNRNALGCVEVPSDELVAWQLSNYKEEGGIIDNGVVYSDNCNSVTNNSIPDIERDALIALYNSTKGMDWRNDLSSSYNGVVWETDSSLKRNVGAWFGITTEVINGQKHVTKVELNSNELDGTIPSVIKNLTQLKELELNSNSISEIPTEIGELANLEQLTFNNQYNSNIQEYVLNTLPVEINNIASLKRLELSSNQLEGNLDFSNLTNLISLNASGNEITGLKIGVAPSNFDNSYNSEEQFSNTFSFYNQYLNCISVPENTISDWEATSFASQYSNIVWGQDCSAYNNVPENEIKALVDLYNNLGGANWTNNTNWNGNLAKALINNPYNATKWQGITTKIVDGGKHITNISLSSNKLKGELPESIGNLTKLTNLQIGSNEISGAIPSTFGNLTSLETLYLNSNKITSLPTEMSNMLALKTVYLQNNEIKGNLPDFTNAINLTSLYVSSNKFQFGDLEDEFADYQNLQTFSYSNQAKVGVEEIVDFGDGYDKTLEAVVSGTNNIYQWYKNGSPITDAISKEYVITDATQQDAGYYFCLVSNPIITGFNIETHRVTLNYDEILSINNEVVLGNYIKLYPNPVKDVLQIQNINNVNIKKIEVYNLLGKRLQLIKNPINKINISNLSEGVYLLKIDTAKGNIMKRIIKK; encoded by the coding sequence ATGAGAGGAAAATTACTATTAATTTTCGCGTTTATAAGTATAACTATAAATGCGCAAATTTCACAAACAGAAAGACAAGCATTAATAGATTTTTACAATGCTACAGATGGAGCTAATTGGACGAATAATACCAATTGGAATACAGATATAAATATTACTTCTGATGTTTCTAATTGGTATGGAGTTACAGTAACAGAAATTAATGGTCAAGATTACGTTACGGAAATCAATTTATCGAACAATAATTTAAACGGAAGTTTTTCTAGTTTGGTAAATTTATCATATTTAACCTCCGTAGATTTTTCAGAAAACATGAGTTTTTCAGGTGGTGTAAATTTCGATAATCACGCTGCAACCATTGATAATGTAAAACTTAATAATACTGGTATTACGAGTTTAAAACTTCATAAATATGTAACGCTAAATATCAAAGATGTACCTAATTTGAATTGTGTTGAAGTGCCATCGAGCTTAATTAATAGTTACCATTCTTTATCTATGAATAATTTTGATTTAGGAATTAAAATTACTGATAATTGTAGCGGAGTCTTACCATTAGATGCTACAGAAAAAGCAGCTTTAAAAGCAATATTTAATGCTACTAATGGAACTGCATGGTCTTATAATAATTATGGCAGTACAGAAATAATAGCAAATACGAATCCAGAAGATTTAAGAGGTATTGTAACTAAAGATTTTGGAACAGTTAGAAGAATAACAAAATTATTTTTTCATGGAATGGGTTTAAATGGAGGTTTGCCTGTTGAAATTGGAGATTTTTCAGAATTATTAGAGTTAAAATTAAGTCAAAATCAAATCAGTTCAATTCCAAATGAAATAGGTGGTTTATCTAAATTAAATCATTTAGATGTAAGTATCAACAATACTTTAACTACAATACCAAGTACTGTTGGTGATTTAGCAGAATTAATTTCTTTAAAATTTAATACTACTCAAATAGATTTACTTCCTACTACAATAGAAAATTTAATAAAATTAGAAATTTTAGAGTTCGGATCTACTAAAATAACTTTAATACCACCACAAATAGGAAGTTTATCAGAATTAACAAGGTTAGTTGCTGCACCAAATAATATAGCAAGTATTCCAACAGAGTTAGGACAACTATCAAAACTAACATACTTAGATTTTTCGAATTGTAAACTATCTAATACACCATCAGCATTTGCAAACTTAACGAATTTAGAAACTTTATATTTAAATAACAATGAGTTACAAGTTGTTGCAGGTTTAGGAGGTTTTACAAAATTAAAGTTTTTACGTTTACATAGTAATAGGTTAGGAGAAGATAATCCTAATTTTAATACCGATTTACCAGAAGATTTAAGTGATTTAGTACTATTAGAAGAACTAACATTGTATAGTAATCAGTTGAAAAAATTGCCTACTAATATAGGAGCTTTGCTAAACTTAACATCTTTAAAAATTTATAATAATAGGCTAACGTTTTTACCTAATAGTATTGGTAATCTAACAAGTTTAAAAGAGTTACAAGTACAAGGTAATGAGTTAACAAGTTTACCAGTAACAATTGGCGGATTAACAAGTTTAGAGAAGTTGTATTTGTCACAAAGTAGCAATAGTAATAAGATATCAACTTTACCAGAAGAGATAGGGGATTTATCAAGTTTAAAAGAGTTGTATTTAGAAAATATGCAAACCTATGATTCGTCTACAGGTACTTATACGCATTATTTAACAAGTTTGCCAAGTACAATGAATCAGCTAACCAATTTGGAGGTTTTAGAAGCGGAGAATAATGAAATAGGAGGATTGGTAGATTTAACAAATGTTATAAAGTTAAAGCGTTTGCAATTAAATAATAATAAGATAGAAGATTTAAAAATAGATGCGCCTGTAACTAATTTTAACTTATCGTCTAATGTTACCTATCATTTTAATATCAGTAACAATCCTTATTTAAGTTGTGTAGAAGTTCCTACAGCAGAAGTTACAAATTGGGAAACCCGATATGCACAAAGATCCCAGATAGCAGACAACGGAATTGCATTTAGCGATAGTTGTTCAGGCTTTAGAGTTCCACTAAGCGAGAGAGAAGCTTTGGTTGCTTTGTATATTGCAACAAACGGAGGAGACAAGGTAGATGCAACAACAGGAGTAACATGGGTTGGTACAAATTGGAGTTCTGATGCTACAGAATTAACCAATGTAGGTTCTTGGCAAGGAGTAACTACAGAAATTATCAACGGACAGAAACACGTAACTAAAATAGAGTTGATTAGTAATCAATTATCAGGAGTTGTACCAAAAGAAATAGCTGATTTACCAGAGTTAACGTTGCTAAATTTATCCTCTGGAAAAATAACTTCAGTAGCTACAGAAATAGGCGAATTAAGTAAATTAACTCATTTAAATTTATCTTCTAATAGTTTAGAGAGTTTACCTTTAGGAATAGGAGATTTTACTAGTTTAATAGAGTTAAATTTAAGCTATCAAAGAATAAATACAAATACTTCTCAATACACATCAACTCTAACAACTTTACCAAATGAGATTGGTAACATAGCAACATTAGAAAAGTTAGATTTAAGTTACAATGGATTAACAAGTTTACCATCGGGTATTGGAAATTTTACAAGTTTAAAGGAATTAAGACTAAATAATCAAATCACAAGTCCTGTTAGATATCAACCAATAAATACGTTAAATAGTTTACCAGATGAAATTGGGAATATTGTTAGTTTAGAGAAATTGTATTTACAGAATAATATTATTGCGAACATTCCGAGTACAATCAATGGTTTAACAAGTTTAAAAGAGTTACAAATACAAGGTAATGAGTTAACAAGTTTACCAGCAACAATTGGCGGATTAACAAGTTTAGAGAAGTTGTATTTGTCACAAAGTAGCAATAGTAATAAGATATCAACTTTACCAGAAGAGATAGGGGATTTATCAAGTTTAAAAGAGTTGTATTTAGAAAATATGCAAACCTATGATTCGTCTACAGGTACTTATACGTATTATTTAACAAGTTTGCCAAGTACAATGAATCAGCTAACCAATTTGGAGGTTTTAGAAGCGGAGAATAATGAAATAGGAGGATTGGTAGATTTAACAAATGTTATAAAGCTAAATCGTTTGCAATTAAATAATAATAAGATAGAAGATTTAAAAATAGATGCGCCTGTAACTAATTTTAACTTATCGTCTAATGTTACCTATCATTTTAATATCAGTAACAATCCTTATTTAAGTTGTGTAGAAGTTCCTACAGCAGAAGTTACAAATTGGGAAACCCGATATGCACAAAGATCCCAGATAGCAGACAACGGAATTGCATTTAGCGATAGTTGTTCAGGCTTTAGAGTTCCACTAAGCGAGAGAGAAGCTTTGGTTGCTTTGTATATTGCAACAAACGGAGGAGACAAGGTAGATGCAACAACAGGAGTAACATGGGTTGGTACAAATTGGAGTTCTGATGCTACAGAATTAACCAATGTAGGTTCTTGGCAAGGAGTAACTACAGAAATTATCAACGGACAGAAACACGTAACTAAAATAGAGTTGATTAGTAATCAATTATCAGGAGTTGTACCAAAAGAAATAGCTGATTTACCAGAGTTAACGTTGCTAAATTTATCCTCTGGAAAAATAACTTCAGTAGCTACAGAAATAGGCGAATTAAGTAAATTAACTCATTTAAATTTATCTTCTAATAGTTTAGAGAGTTTACCTTTAGGAATAGGAGATTTTACTAGTTTAATAGAGTTAAATTTAAGCTATCAAAGAATAAATACAAATACTTCTCAATACACATCAACTCTAACAACTTTACCAAATGAGATTGGTAACATAGCAACATTAGAAAAGTTAGATTTAAGTTACAATGGATTAACAAGTTTACCATCGGGTATTGGAAATTTTACAAGTTTAAAGGAATTAAGACTAAATAATCAAATCACAAGTCCTGTTAGATATCAACCAATAAATACGTTAAATAGTTTACCAGATGAAATTGGGAATATTGTTAGTTTAGAGAAATTGTATTTACAGAATAATATTATTGCGAACATTCCGAGTACAATCAATGGTTTAACAAGTTTAAAAGAGTTACAAATACAAGGTAATGAGTTAACAAGTTTACCAGCAACAATTGGCGGATTAACAAGTTTAGAGAAGTTGTATTTGTCACAAAGTAGCAATAGTAATAAGATATCAACTTTACCAGAAGAGATAGGGGATTTATCAAGTTTAAAAGAGTTGTATTTAGAAAATATGCAAACCTATGATTCGTCTACAGGTACTTATACGTATTATTTAACAAGTTTGCCAAGTACAATGAATCAGCTAACCAATTTGGAGGTTTTAGAAGCGGAGAATAATGAAATAGGAGGATTGGTAGATTTAACAAATGTTATAAAGCTAAATCGTTTGCAATTAAATAATAATAAGATAGAAGATTTAAAAATAGATGCGCCTGTAACTAATTTTAACTTATCGTCTAATGTTACCTATCATTTTAATATCAGTAACAATCCTTATTTAAGTTGTGTAGAAGTTCCTACAGCAGAAGTTACAAATTGGGAAACCCGATATGCACAAAGATCCCAGATAGCAGACAACGGAATTGCATTTAGCGATAGTTGTTCAGGCTTTAGAGTTCCACTAAGCGAGAGAGAAGCTTTGGTTGCTTTGTATATTGCAACAAACGGAGGAGACAAGGTAGATGCAACAACAGGAGTAACATGGGTTGGTACAAATTGGAGTTCTGATGCTACAGAATTAACCAATGTAGGTTCTTGGCAAGGAGTAACTACAGAAATTATCAACGGACAGAAACACGTAACTAAAATAGAGTTGATTAGTAATCAATTATCAGGAGTTGTACCAAAAGAAATAGCTGATTTACCAGAGTTAACGTTGCTAAATTTATCCTCTGGAAAAATAACTTCAGTAGCTACAGAAATAGGCGAATTAAGTAAATTAACTCATTTAAATTTATCTTCTAATAGTTTAGAGAGTTTACCTTTAGGAATAGGGGATTTTACTAGTTTAATAGAGTTGAATTTAAGCTATCAAAGAATAAATACAAATACTTCGCAATACACATCAACTCTAACAACTTTACCAGATGAGATTGGTAACATAGCTACATTAGAAAAGTTAGATTTAAGTTACAATGGGTTAACAAGTTTACCATCGGGTATTGGAAATTTTACAAGTTTAAAGGAATTAAGACTAAATAATCAAATCACAAGTCCTGTTAGATATCAACCAATAAATACGTTAAATAGTTTACCAGATGAAATTGGGAATATTGTTAGTTTAGAGAAATTGTATTTACAGGATAACGTTTTAGAAAGTTTGCCAAGTACAATAACCAATTTAATTTTATTAGAAACATTTAATATAAATAATAATAGAATATCGGGTTCTATTAATTTAGGTTTATCAGAAGTTTTAAATGACTTTAGAGCAGATTTCAATAATATTTCGGAATTAAAAATTGCCGTTGCACCAACAATTTTTGGAACCAATACAACAAATCCGAGAGCAAATAGACTGAGACTAAATAGAAATGCTTTGGGTTGTGTAGAAGTGCCTAGTGACGAGCTAGTTGCATGGCAATTGTCTAATTACAAAGAAGAAGGTGGTATAATAGATAATGGAGTTGTTTATTCAGATAATTGTAATTCGGTAACCAATAATTCCATTCCAGATATAGAAAGAGATGCATTAATTGCTCTATACAACAGTACTAAAGGTATGGATTGGAGAAACGATTTATCTAGTTCTTATAACGGAGTTGTTTGGGAAACAGATTCTAGCTTAAAAAGAAATGTTGGAGCTTGGTTTGGGATTACAACAGAGGTAATTAATGGACAAAAACACGTAACAAAGGTTGAATTAAATTCCAATGAATTAGATGGTACCATTCCATCTGTAATTAAAAACTTAACACAATTAAAAGAGTTAGAGCTAAATAGCAATTCTATATCAGAAATACCAACTGAAATTGGAGAATTGGCTAACTTAGAACAGTTAACATTCAATAATCAATATAATTCTAATATTCAAGAATATGTTTTAAATACATTACCGGTAGAAATTAATAATATTGCTTCATTAAAAAGATTGGAGTTAAGTTCTAATCAATTAGAAGGAAATTTAGATTTTTCAAATTTAACAAATTTGATATCTTTAAATGCATCTGGAAATGAAATTACAGGTTTAAAAATAGGTGTTGCTCCGTCTAATTTTGATAATAGTTATAATTCAGAAGAACAATTTTCTAATACTTTTAGTTTTTATAATCAATACTTAAACTGTATTTCAGTTCCAGAGAATACTATTTCAGACTGGGAAGCAACTTCTTTTGCAAGTCAATATTCAAATATAGTTTGGGGACAAGATTGTAGTGCTTATAATAATGTGCCAGAAAATGAAATTAAAGCTTTGGTAGATTTATATAATAATTTAGGGGGAGCAAATTGGACAAACAACACCAATTGGAATGGAAATTTAGCAAAAGCACTTATTAACAATCCATACAATGCTACAAAATGGCAAGGTATAACCACCAAAATTGTTGATGGAGGTAAGCATATTACTAATATTTCTTTGAGTAGTAATAAGCTTAAAGGAGAATTACCAGAGAGTATTGGGAATTTAACTAAGTTAACAAATTTACAGATAGGTTCTAATGAAATTTCGGGAGCAATTCCATCTACTTTTGGGAATTTAACCTCTTTAGAAACTTTATATTTGAATAGCAATAAGATTACAAGTTTACCAACAGAAATGAGTAATATGTTAGCCTTAAAAACGGTATATCTACAAAATAATGAGATTAAGGGGAATTTACCAGATTTTACAAATGCAATTAATTTAACAAGTTTATATGTTAGTAGCAATAAATTTCAGTTTGGTGATTTAGAGGATGAGTTTGCGGATTATCAGAATTTACAAACAT